From Methanocella paludicola SANAE, a single genomic window includes:
- a CDS encoding glycosyltransferase, which translates to MRVAIFHDYFSFIGGGEKLILTLARHLGADVITTEANPELISRMGFDDVRVISLGPLVKIKPLKQIQATYKFATCDFRGKYDFFIFSGNWAHHASRLHKPNLFYCHTPVRVFYDQRENFLSSLGPAQRAAASAWIALHSRSDRRSVARIQHIVCNSRNAAGRVKKYYGRDADVIYPPVDTGRFAYKGDEGFWLSVNRLYPEKRIELQVRAFEQMPGERLVIVGNSGTGDHSAAYAEKLRASLPHNVRILSDLPEEELIDLYGRCRGLIATPLDEDFGMNAVEAMASGKPVVAVREGGYLESVVDGVTGMLIDADSSSIVKAVKDVSRDPSKFREACAEQARKFDISVFLARMEAMIP; encoded by the coding sequence ATGAGAGTCGCGATCTTTCACGATTACTTCAGCTTCATCGGCGGCGGCGAGAAGCTCATCCTCACGCTGGCCCGCCACCTGGGCGCCGACGTCATCACCACGGAGGCGAACCCCGAGCTGATATCCCGGATGGGCTTCGACGACGTGCGAGTCATCAGCCTCGGCCCCCTCGTAAAGATCAAGCCCCTCAAACAGATCCAGGCCACCTACAAGTTCGCCACGTGCGACTTCAGGGGCAAGTACGATTTTTTCATATTCAGCGGGAACTGGGCACACCACGCGTCACGGCTCCATAAGCCCAACCTGTTTTATTGCCATACGCCAGTCCGCGTCTTCTACGACCAGCGCGAGAACTTTCTCTCATCCCTAGGGCCGGCCCAAAGGGCTGCAGCCTCCGCCTGGATAGCGCTACATAGCAGGTCTGACCGCCGGTCCGTTGCCAGGATTCAGCATATTGTCTGTAACAGCCGGAACGCGGCCGGTCGAGTGAAGAAATATTATGGACGGGACGCAGATGTGATATATCCGCCGGTGGACACGGGACGGTTCGCCTATAAGGGCGATGAGGGGTTCTGGCTGTCCGTCAACCGGCTCTATCCGGAAAAGCGCATTGAACTGCAGGTCAGGGCATTTGAACAAATGCCCGGCGAGAGGCTGGTGATCGTGGGCAACAGCGGCACCGGAGACCACTCTGCCGCTTACGCGGAAAAGCTCAGGGCTTCGCTTCCTCACAACGTTCGTATCCTCAGCGACCTTCCAGAGGAGGAGCTGATTGACCTTTATGGCCGGTGCAGAGGCCTGATAGCGACGCCCTTGGACGAGGACTTCGGAATGAACGCGGTCGAGGCGATGGCCAGCGGTAAGCCCGTTGTCGCCGTTAGAGAGGGCGGATACCTGGAGAGTGTTGTCGATGGCGTTACCGGCATGCTTATAGACGCCGACAGCAGCTCTATTGTTAAGGCTGTGAAAGATGTCTCCCGGGACCCGTCGAAGTTCAGGGAAGCCTGTGCAGAGCAGGCCCGTAAGTTCGACATCAGCGTGTTTCTCGCGAGGATGGAGGCGATGATACCATGA
- a CDS encoding PQQ-binding-like beta-propeller repeat protein, with protein sequence MQGNTLVKAIIAVAVLIFISALALTAYKSGGAALNWQMEEVQKIYPSDDGLYVISSSNISLVDASGTALWSVPYQGAGLSTYGGGRLLVYSSASGLSAVGKDGNISTLTAQSMNYPPVVGPDGTIFVRSWSLLSALDRSGSEMWNITDVISAPVVDGRGYIYFFRRPAESVTDVYLECVSPDGSLRWSIQYPKFTAGTKLLPASSGGVTVYDEPGGILARLSGSGNVSWDHTMPYLGEYTLLQDEYDRLYMFYEFGTVHVVNDRGSLAGKFNPVNAYNANLSHMPAVRNGTVYVIGDGDASATLYALSIDGSLKWERTFNTTSPGAIYAGQDIVCVGADTESGPVLYVVGEGGSLKFTYKSGDGSGWAQVYVDNGTIYAKTCGGRLYALKG encoded by the coding sequence ATGCAAGGCAACACGCTCGTCAAGGCGATCATCGCGGTCGCGGTGCTTATTTTTATATCGGCCCTCGCCCTGACGGCCTATAAGTCCGGCGGCGCTGCGCTGAACTGGCAGATGGAGGAGGTCCAGAAGATATACCCGTCGGATGACGGCCTTTACGTTATAAGCAGCTCGAACATCTCCCTTGTGGACGCCTCGGGCACGGCCCTCTGGTCCGTCCCGTACCAGGGCGCCGGGCTTTCGACATACGGTGGCGGGCGTCTGCTCGTCTATTCGTCCGCCTCTGGCCTGAGCGCCGTCGGCAAGGACGGCAACATATCAACGCTCACGGCGCAGAGCATGAACTACCCGCCCGTCGTGGGCCCCGACGGCACGATCTTTGTCCGTTCATGGAGCCTGTTGTCCGCGCTCGACAGGTCGGGCAGCGAGATGTGGAACATCACGGACGTGATCTCCGCGCCCGTCGTGGACGGCAGGGGGTACATTTACTTTTTCAGGCGCCCGGCCGAGTCCGTAACGGACGTGTACCTGGAGTGCGTCTCGCCCGACGGGAGCCTCCGGTGGTCCATCCAGTACCCGAAGTTTACGGCGGGCACGAAGCTCCTGCCCGCGAGCTCGGGCGGCGTTACCGTATACGACGAGCCCGGGGGGATACTGGCCCGCCTGAGCGGCAGCGGCAACGTGTCGTGGGACCATACGATGCCCTACCTGGGGGAGTATACCCTTCTGCAGGACGAGTATGACCGGCTGTACATGTTCTACGAGTTCGGCACGGTGCACGTGGTCAACGACCGGGGCAGCCTGGCGGGCAAGTTCAACCCGGTCAACGCGTATAACGCCAACCTGAGCCACATGCCCGCCGTGCGCAACGGCACGGTATACGTCATCGGCGACGGCGATGCCTCGGCGACGCTATACGCGCTTAGCATCGACGGCTCCCTGAAGTGGGAGCGCACGTTCAACACCACATCGCCCGGAGCCATCTACGCGGGCCAGGACATCGTGTGCGTCGGCGCCGACACGGAAAGCGGCCCGGTACTGTACGTCGTCGGCGAAGGCGGCAGCCTGAAGTTCACCTACAAGTCTGGCGACGGCAGCGGCTGGGCACAGGTCTACGTCGATAACGGCACCATCTACGCGAAGACCTGTGGCGGCAGGCTGTACGCGCTCAAAGGATAA
- a CDS encoding aminoacyl--tRNA ligase-related protein, whose product MSKAKNREDVVKSISSRHFIVTPDGAEIPLDLTKPEDVLNVLKDIGCKPLESYVVSEELKMPPMKEPPSIKIMQGHELVGYEPSSDSGNFRFYPKGYLIFELLRDWAYDIAINRFKAIQVDSPLLFDWDDPQIKEQAGTFHERHYTVKAPDHPEKDFILRFAGDFGLFKIMKDATISYRNLPLRMYEFSKSFRYERDGELSGLKRLRAFHMPDIHCFCRDIDEGWNEYQELYRNYADLCDASGVEYAVVFRIVDSFYLQNKSRIADLVKYSNTPAFVEVLSDMKHYWAVKNEFQGVDSTRSCIQLSTVQLDVKDAAVYGIDYTDSDGKKKGCIICHSSIGSIERWYYSILEEALKHETPTLPAWLSPTQVRIIPVSEKQLNYCKYLDIDGVRVDVDDSDDTLSKKIARASMEWVPYVAVVGDKEVESGLFSVSIRQSGKRVSMTRDELALEVKKKCAGRPYRPLPLPKLLSQRPVFR is encoded by the coding sequence ATGAGTAAGGCAAAGAACAGGGAGGACGTCGTAAAGAGCATCAGCAGCAGACATTTTATCGTCACGCCCGACGGCGCGGAGATACCCCTGGACCTGACTAAGCCTGAGGACGTGCTTAACGTCCTGAAGGACATCGGCTGCAAGCCCCTCGAATCCTACGTGGTCTCGGAAGAGCTGAAGATGCCCCCGATGAAGGAGCCGCCCTCCATTAAGATCATGCAGGGCCACGAGCTCGTCGGATACGAGCCCTCGTCGGACTCGGGCAATTTTAGATTTTATCCGAAGGGTTATTTGATCTTTGAATTATTGAGAGACTGGGCCTACGATATCGCTATCAACCGGTTCAAGGCCATCCAGGTGGACTCGCCGCTGCTGTTCGACTGGGACGACCCCCAGATAAAAGAACAGGCGGGCACGTTCCACGAGAGGCACTACACGGTGAAGGCGCCCGACCACCCCGAGAAGGACTTCATCCTCCGGTTCGCGGGCGACTTCGGCCTCTTCAAGATCATGAAGGACGCCACCATCAGCTATCGTAACCTGCCACTCCGCATGTACGAGTTCAGCAAGAGCTTCCGATACGAGCGGGACGGAGAGCTGTCCGGCCTCAAGAGGCTAAGGGCGTTCCACATGCCGGATATCCACTGTTTCTGCCGGGACATCGACGAGGGATGGAACGAGTACCAGGAACTTTATCGCAATTACGCCGACCTGTGCGACGCCTCCGGCGTGGAGTACGCGGTCGTGTTCCGCATCGTCGATTCCTTTTACCTGCAGAACAAGTCCAGGATCGCCGACCTGGTGAAGTACTCCAACACGCCGGCCTTCGTGGAGGTGCTCAGCGACATGAAGCACTACTGGGCCGTCAAGAACGAGTTCCAGGGCGTCGACTCCACCCGGAGCTGCATCCAGCTGTCGACCGTGCAGCTGGACGTCAAGGACGCGGCCGTATACGGCATAGACTACACGGACAGCGACGGAAAGAAAAAAGGCTGTATTATTTGCCATTCGAGCATCGGCAGCATCGAGCGGTGGTACTACTCCATCCTCGAGGAGGCGCTGAAGCATGAGACGCCCACGCTGCCCGCCTGGCTCTCGCCCACCCAGGTGCGCATCATACCGGTGTCCGAGAAGCAGCTCAACTACTGTAAATATCTGGACATCGACGGCGTCCGCGTAGACGTGGACGACAGCGACGATACGTTGTCGAAGAAGATCGCCCGCGCGAGCATGGAGTGGGTGCCCTACGTGGCAGTGGTGGGCGACAAGGAGGTCGAGTCGGGCCTCTTCTCGGTGAGCATCCGCCAGAGCGGCAAGCGCGTCTCCATGACCAGGGACGAGCTGGCCCTCGAGGTGAAGAAGAAGTGCGCCGGCCGGCCCTACAGGCCGCTCCCGCTTCCAAAGCTGCTGAGCCAGCGCCCGGTGTTCCGCTGA
- a CDS encoding proteasome-activating nucleotidase produces MTKTDSPAEPFAEPMAQSRDLEKEKQSIQEELDLLKLQYEELKSRLFESTIMNSNNLKEIQRLQQEVAHLRRTPLFIATVIEIVDGGMVLLRQHGNNQEVLTKPSDEIMGKLTLGTRVAVNNSLAVVKILEKPADVRARVMEVIEAPGVSYEDIGGLEDQIREVVETVELPLTEPELFASVGIEAPRGVLLYGPPGTGKTLLAKAVAHASKSTFIRMSGSELVHKFIGEGAQLVRDLFQMARDKAPSIIFIDELDAVGGRRTHDGTTGSAEVNRTMMQLLSEMDGFTDRGNVRIMAATNRIDMLDPAILRPGRFDRIIEIPLPDDKGRESIFKIHTRKMTMDADVDVPKILKEMTDVSGADIKSIVTEAGMFAIRRRSKSVSGDDFDKAIKKVIHKEEVAVAPPNTVYA; encoded by the coding sequence ATGACGAAGACAGATTCTCCAGCCGAACCTTTCGCGGAGCCCATGGCCCAGAGCCGGGACCTGGAAAAGGAGAAGCAATCCATTCAGGAAGAGCTTGACCTGCTAAAGCTCCAGTACGAGGAGCTGAAATCGAGGCTCTTCGAATCCACTATCATGAATAGTAATAATCTAAAGGAGATCCAGCGGCTTCAGCAGGAGGTCGCCCACCTCAGGAGGACTCCTTTATTCATCGCCACCGTCATCGAGATCGTCGATGGCGGAATGGTCTTACTCAGACAGCATGGCAATAACCAGGAAGTGCTCACCAAGCCTTCGGACGAGATCATGGGGAAGCTGACGCTGGGCACCCGCGTGGCCGTCAACAATTCATTAGCCGTCGTTAAGATCCTGGAGAAGCCGGCCGATGTCCGTGCGCGCGTCATGGAGGTCATCGAGGCCCCCGGCGTGAGCTACGAGGACATCGGAGGCCTGGAAGACCAGATCCGTGAGGTCGTCGAGACCGTCGAGCTGCCGCTCACCGAGCCCGAGCTGTTCGCCAGCGTGGGCATAGAGGCGCCCCGGGGCGTTCTGCTGTACGGCCCGCCGGGAACCGGTAAGACCTTACTGGCTAAGGCAGTGGCACATGCCTCGAAATCCACGTTCATCCGCATGTCGGGCTCAGAGCTGGTCCACAAGTTCATCGGCGAGGGAGCCCAGCTCGTGAGGGACCTATTCCAGATGGCCCGGGACAAGGCGCCGAGCATCATCTTCATCGATGAGCTGGACGCGGTCGGAGGCCGCAGGACGCACGACGGCACCACCGGCAGCGCCGAGGTCAACAGGACAATGATGCAATTGCTCTCCGAGATGGACGGCTTCACCGACAGGGGCAACGTCCGGATCATGGCGGCCACGAACCGCATCGACATGCTGGACCCCGCCATCCTGAGGCCCGGCCGGTTCGACCGGATAATCGAGATCCCCCTGCCCGACGATAAGGGCCGCGAGTCGATCTTCAAGATCCACACCCGGAAGATGACCATGGACGCCGACGTCGACGTGCCAAAAATCTTAAAAGAGATGACGGACGTCAGCGGCGCCGACATCAAGTCGATCGTGACCGAGGCCGGCATGTTCGCCATCCGCAGGCGGAGCAAGTCGGTCAGCGGCGACGACTTCGACAAGGCGATCAAGAAGGTCATCCACAAGGAAGAAGTGGCCGTTGCGCCGCCCAACACGGTGTACGCTTAA